tcGTTCTacgaggtgttttttttttctaaaatgtcATGGGAGTACGAGGATTATTGCCAGTGACATTCGGTGTGATTCGAAATAAAACGTAGCCGGCTTAATAGTAGTGTTCGTTTCAAAATAATGATTCAGTGATATAGAGAACGGTGTAGTACAATAgtttatcataattcataaagacaatattaatattaaatagttcTCAGACACAGACCTTCGCGGTCTATAACTTTTTGATGAGAGTCAGTGCGTTAGTTGTAAGTTGTGATCAGTGTTGCTGGAACAGACTTCTTCGGTGTTCCTATAAAAATTAACTACATAATTAGACTCAGTTCTGCATGCGGATAATGTAGAATATAGGCTCGACGTAGCTCTATCTTCGTTTAAATTTTTGAAGAGACAAAAGTGTTCTCTTAGGATTAGCTAAAGGCAACGTCGCTGTTGCTAGTTCTTGCTAAACGGGACGTTGTATAGACTCCAATGTTATAACCACTAGACAGTATAATATGATGATAACCATGACATTGCTCTTCTAAGACTCAGTGTAAACGTTGTTAAACTCGGCACCGCTGTTCCTATAACGAGACTCTGTAAATGTTGTGAAACTGGACATCGGTGTTCTAAGAGTGTGCAAAATGTTGTTAAACTCGACGTTGCTGGTGCTGGCAGTGTGCGGGCGGCGGCTGTGGCCGGCGGGGCGCATCGTGGGCGGCGCGAAGTCGGGCTTCGGGCAGTGGCCGTGGCAGATCTCCCTGCGGCAGTACCGGACATCCAACTACCTGCACAAGTGCGGCGCCGCGCTACTCAACGAGAACTGGGCCATCACTGCCGCGCATTGTGTGGACCGGTAAGTTTCTTATATTATGACTACGACTTTGCGACTGCATATACCTACTGCACACAccagtcgcgactcgcgacgtATGCAGTAGCAAATAACCCCACCCCCAATGAGATTTTTTATTGCACGCGTTTGGACTCTAAGTAGTGGCCCTATTTGTTGATGCGGCTGTGActgtgattataatattattatatctcttCATTTAGAGTATACATCCATATAGTTCGTTAAAAATTGTTTTGCCTACCTATTTCATTTTACGATTATTATAAGACTACTTTACAAGTTTACTCTATATATGAGCTGAAGTACAGCTGTTTTTCAAGTGTTTTTAAATAACGGTTAATTTAAATGCTAGAGAAGTAATTGAACAccattacatttttaataagcGAAATTGCGAAGGCATCGCTCGCACTTGCCAGGATAACGAACCCGGAAGTCGCGACGCCATATTGTCTTTGAACTGTCAACTGCAAGTCAGCtgcagtaatttttttttatttcgtgcaactgtcatttttaaccgacttccaaaaaacgaggaggttatatgttcggctgtgggtatttttttaaatgtgccGTTGTAAACAGCTGATCTTTACGATATCTTCACAAGTTTTTATTTACCAATTTTAcgattattttataacattgaaCACGTAACGTTACCTGGCTTACCAAATATGAACGCGGAATGTACAAAATACGTGTTCCGCGCTTATTATGACCATAAAATACGTGCACGTGATTTGAGTGTGCAATTTGCTTcttacttataaataatattaaaagtgtgGGTACTTTGAAAAAAGATTTCGTACTTAAATTCCAACGCGGATTCATATTATATAAGCTGGATCGTAAAAAACATTCTTGTTTATTGCAATCCTTGttgttacattatatttttccttgtaattatgtcataatattactataccAGCTACTATAATACATATACTAATATACTCAATATAGTGGTTAAGAGATAATAGTatgctaaaaatatattatatagcgaGTTTCAAAGTAGAGAGACGTGCGAATTATCGTTAAGCAAAGGTGCATTAAAGTTAAGCGCAGTATGCATGTAAAGATAACTAATCGCGGTTAAGATGAGATCTTAAAAACGACTCGAGGAAActagattatttatttaaacgtaaTTCATAGGAAAAATGACGAAGCGCTAACGATGACCTTCCGATATTGCATCTAATTTAGTACGTTTACAGAATGTCAGTTTTTGTTCCGCGACAAAAAGTCGGGACGGACGGACGAACACGCAAATTAGCGCTTTAtcgaattattatttatgttatgaGTCATAAGTTCGTTGCCTGCGGCTTAGGAGGTCAAGATGGGTATACTAAGTTCACACCGatcattataaaatatgatgctattagttttatttttgagCTTTTATTAAATGTCAGCGTaaattgttgttatttttaCTCTTTAGGTAATTCTTACCAGTTGCTTACCATTTTCTaacgaaaacataatattgaagTCGTCCCATGGAAAGCGCGCGATTTAGATTTTGAGCTCTACTTTGGGCTAGGGTCCCGTATAGGGTTGCCaattgccatcacccaaattcccttcgccggtcaggcacgacaaaattcccggacatttggccgaaatgtggctatttccccggacacctcttaaacagtatttacgataacgtcttgccaatttttgcttttccaacaagaatttgtaaaaatctgactaactcaagtccgtgcaagaaaccgtgtgtatgcttagcgagtttttatcttttgtttattgctgcatgatttaaaagttaaatttctctcatcaaaagtgtttggacaaactaggacaaatccggggaaatccggacggatggcaaccctagtccCGTATAGTTTGTTAGGTTAGCTATGCCcatgtgtaaaaaaaatattaaaaatataaaagaaacataaaaatatattataaattataatattttgcgtcAAATGACTCAAATGAACCTTGACGTCAAACCTGGCTAAAGACTCTACATCCACTCGGTTATGTAGTGCCGGTTTTGGCATTACCAGCGCCTTGGGAGAATAATCTTTCGGCGCCCAAGGTGCTGCATGATAGTGCTAAAAAAGAAGCGTCGACAGCCTTTGTTTGCCTTCAgtgcccctttttatccggcgccctgggcggtcgcctagcgtcgctctcccctaacgccgctactgcggTAATATCATCACCAGGGTACCGCCGTCGGAGCTGCTGGTGCGTCTGGGCGAGTACGACCTGGCGTCGGAGGAGGAGCCGTATGGGTTCGCGGAGCGCCGCGTGCAGATCATCGCCAGCCACCCGCACTTCGACCCCGCCACCTTCGAGTACGACCTCGCGCTGCTCAGGTATTACATGCTGCTAGTCCATCATATTCTCAATCAGTAGATATAAACCCAATGTAATCTAAATCTAAAATATTAGATTATTTTATGAGGAATAtttgagcgctgctacttttacaatgaactctataatataacaCATGTTTTTATAAACACTGTCCTTATTGCAGGTTCTACGAGCCGGTGACGTTCCAACCGAACATCCTGCCGGTGTGCGTGcccgacgacgacgacgacttCGTCGGCCGCACCGCCTACGTCACGGGCTGGGGACGACTGTACGACGGTAAATATCTGACCTCCGTAAACAAAAATAAGCTCCGTCAAAGAAATCTATACTAGTTGTTCTGTAATTCTATACCTATGACGACAACTGTGGCTAAAAGGGCCCATTACGGCAGGCCGCCTTGCAGTCCACCGGCTTATGCAGcatagtgaatggtgtcgcaggcctgcATGGCGGCCGGCATGGGACACTATTCACAAtctgcataagccggcggacggcacggcggactgcaatgcaggatagtgaatgggccactttaGGGACTAGCGCGGTTGGACGTGAGCGGTCATGAGCTTAAATCTACCAAACCCTGGCGCGGTTTTTCGtactaagtacttacatactttTAGCAGCTTTTCATAAAAGTAATCAGGGTTCGGATAACACGAAATATATTTAGACTTAGGTACCCTGTATCCGAAATTCCCCTTTCATTCCCCCATTAGCTCTACATGTTGGAACTTGACTCTAAGGCTCTCTGATCTTTCCCGATAAACGTGAACCAATCGCTTTATTCACAGAGGGTCCGCTACCGAGCGTGCTGCAGGAGGTGTCGGTGCCGGTGATCAACAACAGCGCGTGCGAGTCGATGTACCTCGCCGCAGGATACAACGAGCATATACCCAACATCTTCATCTGCGCTGGTTGGAAGAAGGGCGGCTCTGACAGCTGCGAAGGTAATGTGGTGGCGAAATTGTGAACCATTTTCATTAGTGTAAGAGTTACAACAAAATATGGTGTTCTGAATTCTGATATTTTACACTCGAACCTAAAGTAATGATAGTAGTTTTAAGAAGAGAAGGCAATGTAAGCTACATAGCTTTTACGACGCCACCTCTtcttaaaacttttataatgATGCTTAATTTCGAgtgaaaatgaataaaaattgaaTGAATGAAGAGAAGGCAGTGTAAGCTACATAGCTTTGACGCTGCCACCTCttctaaaactattataattatcactgaggtagtaagtactacgtagtaggtacatactatgtcagtgaTATTTAGGTATGCTTAATTTCGAGtgaaagttaataaaaataatttttaggcGACAGCGGCGGACCGATGGTGATCGAGCGGACGCGCGACCAGCGCTTCGTGCTGAGCGGCGTCATATCGTGGGGCATCGGCTGCGCGGAGCCCAACCAGCCCGGCGTCTACACGCGCATCTCCGAGTTCCGCGACTGGATCAACCAGATACTGCAGTTCTAGTGGCACTTGGTTGTACCGTTGTATGCCTTGCGTTATGCCActttgccaaaaaaaaaaaacaacttgtattgaatattttattctgAAGTATTTTATGAAGGTGATATCTTCTTCTATCGTAAAGGgagtgacagacgtgcgagtaaggaCGCGGACTTacggctcgacgatcttaatcgcctgtgtcagcaaagagccgcgagccgcgagcctggcggcatggtaatccagtgtgagcgattctcgtgtgtcaccgacgcgcgcgagtcgagtaagttcgcgaactttaGTCTttaaacccgcgtactttaagatcgtacgtctatcagggaCTTAAGTGgtagaggtaaaataactcggaACGGTTATTAAACGAAATGTGTAATTACGACGATGAGACTGGTGTGTATTCGGCTTGCGCAAATTTATTGTTTCCGTCCATTACGAAACAGGAATTTcggtaaaataaaaacaatgttaTTATTTCTTCCTGCTGCCAATACTTTTTTTGGTGCTTTCTATGTCTACTTATTTCAATAGttatcttcataataatatattgaaatgGTCAGCTGAGATAAAAGCTTTCTCATTAACGAGTGAAAGTTAGAGTATAAGCTAAGAACAacgaattatttatttacaatatagaTAGGTAGGTAATTTTTGTGAAAGTCATTAATTGACAGTGAAATTAAAGACTCGgtctatgataatataataatattacttattaattattatcatgaaaaataataataggtgttaattaagtataaaataagattaattgtaaataattttaaactatttagatatgcatttattaatttatatacaattaaaataataaagccagacttattaaaatagaaattgtttttttatttttaataaaagtttatagctcataatttttgtttcattttatttcGTTGTTACTATGTTGAGTAGTACCTATCAATCGGCATGGTTGTCGTTGACCTActtaatatctatacttaatattataaagcggaagagtttgttagtttgtttgtttgtttgaacgcgcttatctcagggactactggtccgatttgaaaaaatctttcagtgttagatagcccatttatcgaggaaggctataggctatattttatcacgctaataatatttttttattaaaaaaaagaataggaacgaagaaataacggaaagtgtggaaaaaacggggggaaattatttgaaagggcttatttgaacgcgctaatctcaggaactactattccgattaaaaaaaatctttcagtgttagatagcccatttatcgaggaaggccattgGCTATATTTCATTActctaaaactaataggagagaagaaatagtggaaaatatgaaaaaacgggggaaattattttaaaggacttatctcgcgaactactggagcaatttttatgttattttgcacagataagaagtagcccacgtaaaggatcataggctatttttgtggactaatttttctgtgaaatgtctaattcacgcgggcgaagccgcgcggaacgtctagtaataatataaagataCTTTAAAAATCGCTTAACTACACCCAGTCCCGGGTTTAGTGCTAGGTATCGAGTACCGGCGCACTAGGCGAGATTTCACcacaaataatcggccaagtgcgagttggactcgcgcacgaagtgttccgtactgtaattatagagcaaataaacggccaagtgcgagtcggactcacgcacgaagggttccgtaccgttatggagcaaaaatagtccaaaaaatgtgatttttgtataggtatattaactttatattcgacactggccatggttaaatagccgaagtgccataataagaactaaaaacaataaaaaaaaatgtcactgtcaaaaaagttgtcaaCTGTCAAGTCAAGCTATCGGCTGTTTTGAGGTTATAAAATCAAAAACAAACTTTGAATTTcggattttgtaataaatttctGAATCAAATGCGATTTATGTGGCTTATTTTGCAAATTACAAATCTATCGACCGTTAATTGAAAAACTTTATTTGGAAATTGAATATTGGTGTATTGAACTTTACGATGGTATCCAACACGAGGTAAATTTGGCCGAATTTCTAAATAAATGCTGATCATAAACAGTATTATTTGCTAATAAGCTTTAAATGTCTACAATTATTACGTGGAAAAAATAAACAGATATGAATTTCGTTAATTTCAGGGTTGATAATCCGGTCAAAAAGGAAGgtataaaaaagcaaaaaaagaaGGAAAAGCCTAACCCTTCTGTCAATAATAGCTTAAAAAAGGATGTGGAAATCGAGGTACCAATTGCAGCTGTTAATTTTAAAAAGGATGTAACAAATGAAGATGTAAGTTttgcttaatatttattttaaaatcctgCTATTACACTCCTTCCAGATGATTTTtcccttatacagggtgtaacaaaactaagtgataataattaactgAGGTAATTCTTGGGTTAAGGTGTATCCAAAAAGCAGTACTAAATATTTGTATGCAACCCAATTTTGGAGAAAAACgcatttgaaatatttgaattttttttgaatTACAGCCCTGTCCACTATTGTACACTACTCCACATAGACTTTCATTCATAGACTCAGATTCGAACTCATCGATTCGTCTAACGCAGGCATATCACATGAGCGCGTGAATCAATCAATGCTTCGAAAATTTTTCATTCAAGGCTCctcatactttttcattttgtgGTTCCGCATAACTAACTTAAGGAAAATAAGATTCTAAgtttattcttatgattttattttaatgaagaaCATTAATTCATTTTACATTATTGTTTTGGAATAATCGTAtgaaattactttattatttaataataaaacataattattttgagtacaaaatgatgtaaaatctattacttttacattattttaaatgagAAATCAAATATGAGAATCTGTTACACTTTTTAAACTCTAACGTAATAATGCATCTAACTTTCTTAACCCTAACTTCCAGATCACCTGATCGAGGTCATTGCGCTCACACAAATGACTCGCACAGGGCACTTGTACTAGGgttgacaatttttttaatgatgcggtatttaaataaaaatgaatggaagaaaaaaattgtctttcagtgctgctactttcacagtgaacatgTAAGGGacaaatacacaccctaaagtattatcacttagttttgttacaccctgtatattaagaACAAAAGCTGGCTTCCATATATTTTGcacatgaatttttatttatattacattttaggAAACAATACCTGAAGAACTAAGTGAAAAGTATCCAGTGTTGAAAGATGAGGCATTGATAAAGAAATTCCAAAgtgtaaaagtaaataataatcagaAAGGTAAGCattgaacgttattttttatttagcaagTAACTGAAGCACAAACACATCACAAGCAACCTCACCTAGTCTTGCAAGGATTTTCATAactaaacaaattattttttcaggtAGAATAAGACAAGTATTAAAAGACCAACTGAAAGATACCTCGGACAATGTATTGCCAGATGTAATTCACAGTAGAATACAAGGTATTATCAAGGACTCCAAAGATCTGACAGAACCTGAGCTTAGAAAAATAAGGATATTGTACAATATGCTTAAAACTGCTGTACAAACTACTAAGCCTGATGATGGCAAGAttaaaaagaaaagtaaaaataaaaggaataagaataaaaaaagtgAGCCAAAGGATGAAAGTGAAAGTGGAGTACAAACAGAAACACAAACTGTTGAGAAACTGAAAAGTACTGACAGTAGTAAAGATACAGACAGCAAAGCTGCTCAAGAAAACAAGAATAAACCAAAAGGTCCTAAAAGATATGTGGTATTTGTTGGGAATTTACCACCTCAAATTGAAAAAGAGACGGTAAGTTTCCAGATGgtagaatattaatattttatcttagtTATGAGCTATGATTAGTGGTtacttaagaataatatttttataaggtaCTAAGCCAAAAAAATTTACAGATTAATTTTTTCTTCTTACAGATAATGACACATTTCAAAGATCTAGCAGATCAAATAGTGAGTGTGAGGATACCAAAACAAGAAGAGGGCAAGAAGAGTTCAATTGCTTATGTGGAACTAAAAAGTGAACATAGCTATGAGGTAAATACTTGACTTAACAGTATGTCAAATGTACAGTACAGCAACACATATTTTTGAAGTTGCAAAGTTTTTAACTTGCATATAATATacattgtgcgcttttataagtctgggcgtcacgttatcgtggaagctgacttccacaataaaacgttgggtatgttaaatgcccttttgattttacgcaccgcggacgttttgtgcggttcagatgAGTGTAGACGTCTTGATGTCCTCTAATGTGCAAGTTAAAAAGTTAtggtcgacggaaatttaaaagcgtcttcatatatttccatacatttcacatccctatgttatcgttttaccgcggacgtccacgatattaccgccacgtccaaaattataaaagcgcactttaattatttttaatttttttctatgagCTATTTGTCTGAAACttgctatatttttttgtaataattttcagTTGGCACTGTCTAAACATCACTCTATGCTGGGTACCAAGAGGATTAATGTTCTATACACAACACAAAAGAACAGCAAGATTAGCAAAACTGAAGCAAAGGtcattattaactttataatcTCTTATTTTTTACTTGTTTTCTTGCacctatgtaccatcgaggaaattcattcctaggcagttgacagactaacgtcatttggttggatcatgtcaatttaatgtatatgatctgtcggttgggtttgaccATAAAatttagagtgggttgcaccaacttactttaactacaatgcaaaatgtcaaatctttcgTTAAAGCTAAAAATTAACGTCaacaagacgccatatttaatcaTAGTCCATAACCATATTTATCGGTTTGACatgacgcgaccaaactacgtaggtcccccatttgcctagcaatcaacttctctgatagtaccaggtgtaacaaaactaagtgattatactgtgaaagtagcagcgctgaaagagcaatttttttgtgatctGTGTGGGAAAGCGCCCGAGCGTCGCGTCGTGTATTTTCCCGTAAAAGgttactttttcagcgctgctactttcacattgaactctacagggtgtaacaaaactaagtgataatactttagggtctgtacgtgttcctcgtagtgagttcactgtgaaagtggcagcgctggataacaattatttttttcacttttgtatggggaatctcgtgacgatcgggcccttgcccataaaaaagtgaaaaaaatcgtctttcggcgctgctacttctCTCTACGATGAACACGTACaaaccttaagtattatcacttatttttgttacacactgtatagggcCCCCATACACACCGTGTATAGTTCTATAGTGGAAGTCCATCTGTATGTTGTTGATGTAATTAATGTGAATGTTTTCTCCATTTACAGAGCAAATCTGCAAAACTAATAGCCTTACAAAAGTCAGGTAAGCTTGCAGGGAGTGTAGCAATGAACAAGAAGAGGAGCCACCGAAGAAACAAGGCGAAACGCGCACAGGCAAAACTACAGACTTCTGCCAAGTGACATACCAGTGTGActgtaatataatgtaaataaattatgaattcattatataaagtttaattcatgtggaacatacataatattattattatattatactagtaaCATTTGTCGTTCTgctacaaataaatattatacggATCCCCGCGTCGTCGACTCACGTTGACCCATTGAAGCAATTGAGCTCTTCTTGCCCTCTTCGACACTTCCATATTATCTCAGaattttgtacttaaataataaaacattacaatatGGCGAAAAACGTGACGTGTCGCTTCATCTCTGCCCCAGTAATGAGTGAGCCTtacttatgaaaatattttgcacCCAGCaaactatacaatattttttatctgaTACATTGCAAGTCACACAGGAGACAGTCAATAGTAGTCAGTCAAGTCAATAGCAGA
This genomic window from Aricia agestis chromosome 2, ilAriAges1.1, whole genome shotgun sequence contains:
- the LOC121739962 gene encoding uncharacterized protein LOC121739962, translating into MVSNTRVDNPVKKEGIKKQKKKEKPNPSVNNSLKKDVEIEVPIAAVNFKKDVTNEDETIPEELSEKYPVLKDEALIKKFQSVKVNNNQKGRIRQVLKDQLKDTSDNVLPDVIHSRIQGIIKDSKDLTEPELRKIRILYNMLKTAVQTTKPDDGKIKKKSKNKRNKNKKSEPKDESESGVQTETQTVEKLKSTDSSKDTDSKAAQENKNKPKGPKRYVVFVGNLPPQIEKETIMTHFKDLADQIVSVRIPKQEEGKKSSIAYVELKSEHSYELALSKHHSMLGTKRINVLYTTQKNSKISKTEAKSKSAKLIALQKSGKLAGSVAMNKKRSHRRNKAKRAQAKLQTSAK